Proteins encoded by one window of Bubalus bubalis isolate 160015118507 breed Murrah chromosome 4, NDDB_SH_1, whole genome shotgun sequence:
- the CCAR1 gene encoding cell division cycle and apoptosis regulator protein 1 isoform X3, protein MPFKWNAQRIQTLPNQNQSQTQPLLKTPPAVLQPIAPQTTFGVQAQPQPQSLLQAQISAASITPLLQTQPQPLLQQPQQKAGLLQPPVRIVSQPQPARRLDPPSRFSGRNDRGDQVPNRKDDRSRERERERRRSRERSPQRKRSRERSPRRERERSPRRVRRVVPRYTVQFSKFSLDCPSCDMMELRRRYQNLYIPSDFFDAQFTWVDAFPLSRPFQLGNYCNFYVMHREVESLEKNMAILDPPDADHLYSAKVMLMASPSMEDLYHKSCALAEDPQELRDGFQHPARLVKFLVGMKGKDEAMAIGGHWSPSLDGPDPEKDPFVLIKTAIRCCKALTGIDLSVCTQWYRFAEIRYHRPEETHKGRTVPAHVETVVLFFPDVWHCLPTRSEWETLSRGYKQQLVEKLQGERKEADGEQDEEEKDDGEAKEISTPTHWSKLDPKTMKVNDLRKELESRALSSKGLKSQLIARLTKQLKVEEQKEEQKELEKSEKEEEEEDDRKSEDDKEEEERKRQEELERQRRERRYILPDEPAIVVHPNWAAKSGKFDCSIMSLSVLLDYRLEDNKEHSFEVSLFAELFNEMLQRDFGVRIYKSLLSLPEKEDKKEKEKKSKKDERKDKKEERDDETDEPKPKRRKSGDDKDKKEDRDERKKEDKRKDDSKDDDETEEDNNQDEYDPMEAEEAEDEEDDRDEEENKRDDKRDINRYCKERPSKDKEKEKTQMITINRDLLMAFVYFDQSHCGYLLEKDLEEIFYTLGLHLSRAQVKKLLNKVVLRESCFYRKLTDTSKDEENHEESEALQEDMLGNRLLLPTPVVKQESKDVEENVGLIVYNGAMVDVGSLLQKLEKSEKVRAEVEQKLQLLEEKTDKDEKTILNLEISNKNLSGELREVKKDLSQLQENLKISENMNLQFENQLNKTIRNLSTVMDEIHTVLKKDNGKNEDKDQKSKENGASV, encoded by the exons ATGCCTTTTAAATGGAATGCACAAAGAATTCAAACACTACCAAATCAG AATCAGTCCCAAACTCAACCTTTACTGAAGACTCCTCCTGCTGTACTTCAGCCAATTGCACCACAGACAACATTTGGTGTTCAggctcagccccagccccagtcACTGCTGCAGGCACAGATTTCAGCGGCTTCCATTACACCACTATTGCAGACTCAGCCGCAGCCTTTATTACAGCAACCACAGCAGAAAG CTGGTTTATTGCAGCCTCCTGTTCGTATAGTTTCACAGCCACAACCAGCACGAAGGTTAGATCCACCATCCAGATTTTCAGGAAGAAATGACAGAGGGGATCAAGTGCCCAACAGAAAAGATGACCGAAG tcgtgaaagagaaagagaaagacgtAGATCCAGAGAAAGATCTCCTCAGAGAAAACGTTCCCGCGAGAGATCTCCTCGGAGAGAGAGAGAACGGTCACCTCGGAGAGTCCGACGTGTTGTCCCACGTTACACAGTTcagttttcaaagttttctttagATTG TCCTAGTTGTGACATGATGGAACTAAGGCGCCGTTATCAGAATTTATATATACCTAGTGACTTTTTTGATGCTCAGTTTACATGGGTGGATGCTTTCCCTTTGTCAAGACCATTTCAGCTGGGAAATTACTGCAATTTCTATGTAATGCACAGAGAAGTAGAGTCCTTAGAAAAAAATATGGCCATTCTTGATCCACCAGATGCTGATCATTTATACAGTGCAAAG GTAATGCTGATGGCTAGCCCTAGTATGGAAGATTTGTATCATAAGTCATGTGCTCTTGCTGAAGACCCACAAGAACTTCGAGATGGATTTCAGCATCCTGCTAGACTCGTTAAG tttttagtGGGCATGAAAGGCAAGGATGAAGCCATGGCCATTGGAGGCCATTGGTCTCCTTCGTTGGATGGACCAGACCCAGAAAAAGACCCCTTTGTGTTGATTAAGACTGCTATTCGTTGTTGTAAGGCTCTGACAGGCATTGATCTAAGTGTATGCACACAATG GTACCGTTTTGCAGAGATTCGCTACCATCGCCCTGAGGAGACCCACAAGGGGCGTACAGTTCCAGCTCATGTGGAGacagtggttttatttttcccggatgtttggcattgccttcccaCCCGCTCAGAGTGGGAAACCCTCTCCCGAGGATACAAGCAGCAGCTGGTCGAGAAGCTTCAGGGTGAACGCAAGGAGGCTGATGGAGAACAG GATGAAGAAGAGAAGGATGATGGTGAAGCTAAAGAAATTTCCACTCCTACCCATTGGTCTAAACTTGACCCAAAGACAATGAAG GTAAATGATCTCCGAAAAGAATTAGAAAGTCGAGCTCTTAGTTCCAAAGGCTTAAAATCCCAGTTAATAGCCCGACTGACAAAACAGCTTAAAGTAGAAGagcaaaaagaagaacaaaaggaaTTAGAGAAatctgagaaagaagaggaagaggaggatgatAGAAAATCTGAAGATGATAAAGAG gaagaagaaagaaaacgtCAAGAGGAACTGGAACGCCAGCGTCGGGAAAGAAGATATATTTTGCCTGATGAGCCGGCTATCGTTGTACATCCAAACTGGGCTGCAAAAAGTGGCAAGTTTGATTGTAGCATCATGTCTTTGAGTGTACTTTTGGACTACAGATTAGAGGATAATAAAGAACATTCATTTGAG GTTTCATTATTTGCAGAGCTTTTCAATGAAATGCTTCAAAGAGATTTTGGTGTCAGAATATACAAATCATTATTGTCTCTTCCTGAGAaagaggataaaaaagaaaaggaaaagaaaagcaaaaaagatgagagaaaagataaaaaagaagaaagagatgatGAAACTGATGAACCAAAACCCAAACGGAGAAAATCAGGCGAtgataaagataaaaaagaagataGGGATGAAAGGAAG aaagaagataaaagaaaagatgaTTCTAAAgatgatgatgaaactgaagaggATAATAATCAAGATGAATATGATCCAATGGAAGCAGAAGAAGCTGAGGATGAAGAAGATG ATCGagatgaggaagaaaacaaaCGAGATGACAAAAGAGATATTAATAGGTACTGCAAGGAGAGGCCCTCTAAAGATAAG gaaaaagagaagactcaGATGATCACGATTAACAGAGATCTATTAATGGCATTTGTTTACTTTGATCAAAGCCATTGTGGTTACCTTCTTGAAAAGGATttggaagaaatattttatacTCTTGGACTACATCTTTCTCGGGCTCAG GTAAAGAAGCTTCTTAATAAAGTAGTACTCCGTGAATCTTGCTTTTACCGGAAATTAACAGACACctcaaaagatgaagaaaaccATGAAGAATCTGAAGCTTTGCAGGAAGATATGCTAG GAAACAGATTGTTACTTCCAACACCAGTAGTAAAACAGGAGTCAAAAGACGTAGAAGAAAATGTTGGCCTTATTGTGTACAATGGTGCAATGGTTGATGTAGGAAGCCTCTTGCAAAAAttggaaaagagtgaaaaagtacGAGCTGAAGTGGAACAGAAGCTGCAGTTACTAGAAGAAAAGACAG ataaagatgaaaaaaccATATTAAATTTGGAGATTTCTAACAAAAACCTTTCTGGTGAACTTAGAGAAGTTAAAAAGGACCTTAGTCAGTTACAAGAAAACTTAAAGATTTCAGAAAACATGAATTTGCAATTTGAAAACCAACTGAATAAGACAATCAGAAACTTATCCACAGTAATGG